One genomic segment of Eriocheir sinensis breed Jianghai 21 chromosome 66, ASM2467909v1, whole genome shotgun sequence includes these proteins:
- the LOC126987763 gene encoding WAS/WASL-interacting protein family member 1-like, with amino-acid sequence MHAQRCPVAKLRAASQQQQQGKVAGKAGDKRLPAPSDAKKKQDKSRRSQLSKTQERQSFFQNVHGDAAPLLPPHPQMYSEEPWAPPRTRPPAHPGHPKEAPRPKRPTPQVYSKDHTVTRPQPTTHHLPYKDSKPLPQLYYKEAANNSRLKETVDRALIFNENCVVHGPSKPFRYSIPKSMSCPSSRQTTDVERLKNWRRNSLTLTPSVIAYNSSLRPHSSSPVPSTTTTAAATPTTREKRPRPLSQGHELPPLPPGRMVTKQRLPSRTLSPPATITSPSSSQAKNVAQTDDPQGRRSQFRRAWSLFSIGCHENHKKAPPQSILRQPTRHIYRRGISGLPVECTNRDMGLVF; translated from the coding sequence ATGCACGCCCAGCGGTGCCCCGTGGCCAAGCTGCGGGCCGccagtcagcagcagcagcagggcaaGGTCGCGGGCAAGGCAGGAGATAAGCGCCTCCCCGCTCCATCAGACGCCAAAAAGAAGCAAGATAAAAGCAGGCGGAGCCAGCTGAGCAAGACGCAAGAGAGGCAATCTTTCTTCCAGAATGTGCACGGTGACGCCGCGCCGCTGTTGCCGCCACACCCACAAATGTATAGTGAGGAGCCCTGGGCGCCGCCACGCACACGGCCACCCGCCCACCCTGGCCACCCCAAGGAGGCCCCACGCCCCAAGCGGCCCACCCCTCAAGTATACAGCAAAGACCACACCGTCACCCGCCCCCAGCCAACTACCCACCACCTGCCCTATAAGGATTCCAAGCCTCTCCCTCAACTGTACTACAAGGAGGCTGCCAACAACTCAAGATTGAAGGAGACGGTGGACCGGGCGTTGATCTTTAACGAGAATTGCGTCGTGCACGGCCCGAGCAAGCCCTTCCGCTACTCCATCCCCAAGAGCATGAGCTGCCCCTCCTCCCGCCAGACGACGGACGTGGAGAGACTCAAGAACTGGCGCCGCaactccctcacactcaccccATCCGTGATCGCGTACAACTCATCGCTGAGGCCTCATTCATCCAGCCCCgtccccagcaccaccaccaccgccgctgcaaCACCTACAACAAGGGAAAAACGCCCCCGACCTCTCTCCCAGGGCCACGAGCTGCCTCCACTACCTCCTGGCAGGATGGTTACCAAGCAGCGCCTCCCTTCCCGCACACTAAGTCCTCCCGCCACCATCACATCCCCTTCCAGCTCACAGGCCAAGAATGTCGCGCAGACCGACGACCCCCAAGGCCGCAGGTCACAGTTCCGTCGAGCGTGGTCCCTGTTCTCCATTGGCTGCCACGAGAACCACAAGAAGGCCCCGCCGCAGAGCATCCTCAGGCAGCCCACGCGACACATTTACCGCCGCGGCATCTCAGGCCTTCCGGTGGAGTGTACCAACAGAGACATGGGCCTTGTCTTCTGA